Proteins encoded within one genomic window of Polaribacter sp. NJDZ03:
- the tuf gene encoding elongation factor Tu yields MAKATFDRSKPHLNIGTIGHVDHGKTTLTAAITKVLADAGFSEAKSFDQIDNAPEEKERGITINTSHVEYQTANRHYAHVDCPGHADYVKNMVTGAAQMDGAILVVAATDGPMPQTREHILLGRQVGIPRMVVFMNKVDMVDDEELIELVDMEVRELLSFYEYDGDNGPVIAGSALGALNGEQKWVDTVLELMEAVDNWIEEPLREVDKPFLMPVEDVFSITGRGTVATGRIETGIANTGDVVDIIGMGAEKMTSTITGIEMFRQILDRGEAGDNAGILLRGIAKEDIKRGMVICKPGSVTPHGKFKAEVYVLKKEEGGRHTPFHNNYRPQFYVRTTDVTGTINLPDGVEMVMPGDNLTITVDLIQPIALNIGLRFAIREGGRTVGAGQVTELLD; encoded by the coding sequence ATGGCAAAGGCAACTTTCGATCGTTCAAAACCACACCTTAACATAGGTACTATTGGACACGTAGATCACGGTAAAACAACTTTAACTGCTGCTATTACTAAAGTATTAGCTGATGCAGGATTTTCTGAAGCAAAATCTTTCGATCAGATTGATAATGCACCAGAAGAAAAAGAAAGAGGTATTACAATTAACACTTCTCACGTAGAGTATCAAACAGCTAATCGTCACTACGCGCACGTTGACTGTCCAGGTCACGCGGATTACGTAAAGAACATGGTAACTGGTGCTGCTCAAATGGACGGTGCTATTTTAGTTGTTGCTGCAACGGATGGACCAATGCCTCAAACTAGAGAGCATATCTTATTAGGTCGTCAGGTTGGTATTCCTCGTATGGTTGTATTCATGAATAAAGTGGATATGGTTGATGATGAAGAATTAATCGAATTAGTAGATATGGAAGTAAGAGAATTACTTTCTTTCTATGAATATGATGGTGATAATGGACCGGTAATTGCTGGATCTGCATTAGGTGCACTTAACGGTGAGCAAAAATGGGTTGATACTGTTTTAGAGTTAATGGAAGCAGTTGATAATTGGATCGAAGAGCCTTTAAGAGAAGTTGATAAGCCTTTCTTAATGCCAGTTGAGGATGTATTCTCTATTACTGGACGTGGTACTGTTGCAACTGGTCGTATTGAGACTGGTATTGCTAACACTGGAGATGTTGTAGATATTATTGGTATGGGAGCTGAGAAAATGACTTCTACTATTACTGGTATTGAAATGTTCCGTCAAATCTTAGATAGAGGTGAGGCTGGAGATAATGCAGGTATCTTATTAAGAGGTATTGCTAAAGAAGATATAAAAAGAGGAATGGTAATCTGTAAGCCAGGTTCTGTAACTCCTCATGGTAAATTTAAGGCAGAAGTTTATGTTCTTAAAAAAGAAGAAGGTGGACGTCATACTCCATTCCATAACAACTATCGTCCTCAGTTCTATGTAAGAACTACAGATGTTACTGGTACAATTAATTTACCTGATGGTGTTGAAATGGTTATGCCAGGAGATAACTTAACTATTACAGTAGATTTAATCCAACCAATTGCATTAAATATTGGTTTACGTTTTGCAATCCGTGAGGGTGGTAGAACTGTAGGAGCAGGTCAGGTTACTGAATTATTAGACTAA
- the raiA gene encoding ribosome-associated translation inhibitor RaiA: protein MKVFTQSVNFNADKELIAYVDEKVLSLTKFHDKIVDAEVFLKVINTSDKENKVTEVKINIPGSELIIKREAKTFEEGVNAAVDNLKRQLKRSKEKLRDSVNS from the coding sequence ATGAAAGTATTCACGCAATCAGTTAATTTTAATGCAGATAAGGAACTTATAGCATATGTAGATGAAAAGGTTTTATCATTAACTAAATTTCACGATAAGATAGTTGACGCAGAAGTTTTTTTAAAAGTGATCAATACTAGCGATAAAGAAAATAAAGTTACAGAAGTTAAGATAAATATACCTGGAAGTGAGCTTATCATAAAAAGAGAGGCAAAAACCTTTGAAGAGGGCGTTAATGCTGCTGTTGACAATTTAAAAAGACAGTTAAAAAGGTCTAAAGAAAAGCTTCGAGATTCTGTTAATTCATAA
- a CDS encoding tyrosine-type recombinase/integrase has protein sequence MIDPFLEYLSLEKKYSIHTITAYKNDLISFRDFLETAYDQESLLEVHYPQIRSWIVFLVDTQISNRTINRKVSSLKSFYRFSQKTKQIALNPLSKHKALKTEKRVQVPFTAKEINEVINQIEKEVDVTFTSIRNKLIVELFYSTGIRRAELINIKERDVSLSDKTIKVLGKRNKERFVPLLDTVIQTLKRYLKFKQEFTIGLDELFITEKGNKIYETLVYRIINTYFSQVSSKQKKSPHILRHSFATHLLNEGADINSVKELLGHSSLASTQVYTQNSLTVIKKVYNQAHPKSHKTQ, from the coding sequence TTGATTGATCCTTTTCTAGAATACCTGTCCTTAGAGAAAAAGTACTCTATACATACTATTACTGCTTATAAAAACGATTTAATCTCTTTTAGAGATTTTTTAGAGACAGCCTATGATCAAGAAAGTTTATTAGAAGTGCATTATCCACAAATTAGAAGTTGGATTGTTTTTTTAGTAGATACTCAAATATCAAACAGAACCATTAATAGAAAGGTAAGTTCTTTAAAGTCTTTTTATAGATTTTCACAAAAAACAAAACAGATAGCATTAAATCCGCTTTCTAAACATAAAGCCTTAAAAACAGAAAAGAGAGTTCAGGTACCTTTTACTGCAAAAGAAATTAATGAGGTTATCAATCAAATAGAAAAAGAGGTAGATGTTACTTTTACTTCTATTAGAAATAAATTAATTGTAGAGTTATTTTATTCCACCGGTATTCGAAGAGCAGAGTTAATTAATATAAAAGAAAGAGACGTTAGTTTATCAGATAAAACGATAAAAGTATTGGGGAAAAGAAATAAAGAACGCTTTGTACCTTTATTAGATACTGTTATTCAAACATTAAAACGATATTTAAAATTTAAACAAGAATTTACAATTGGTTTAGATGAGCTTTTTATTACTGAAAAAGGAAATAAAATTTATGAAACTCTTGTTTACAGAATTATTAATACTTACTTTAGTCAAGTCTCTTCAAAGCAGAAAAAAAGCCCTCATATATTAAGGCATTCTTTTGCTACACATCTGTTAAATGAAGGCGCAGATATAAATTCAGTTAAAGAGTTGTTAGGGCATTCATCTTTAGCATCAACGCAAGTCTATACACAAAATAGTCTTACAGTTATTAAAAAAGTATATAACCAGGCTCACCCTAAGAGTCATAAAACACAGTAA
- the rpsU gene encoding 30S ribosomal protein S21: protein MLIIPIKEGENIDRALKRYKRKFDRTKTMKNLRARKNFTKPSVANRAQRIKASYVQRLRTQEEVG from the coding sequence ATGTTAATTATACCAATTAAAGAAGGAGAGAATATCGATAGAGCTTTAAAACGTTACAAGAGAAAATTTGATCGTACAAAAACGATGAAAAACTTGCGTGCAAGAAAGAACTTCACAAAACCTTCTGTAGCAAACAGAGCTCAAAGAATTAAAGCTTCTTACGTTCAGAGATTAAGAACACAAGAAGAAGTAGGTTAA
- a CDS encoding acyl-CoA dehydrogenase family protein, giving the protein MSSMYFTEEHEAFRASFKEFLKKEVIPHIDKWEKEGSIERFIWKKFGEMGYFGLNTPEEFGGLNLDLFYTVIFLEELQKVNSGGFAAAMWAHEYLAMTHLAKEGDDFIKNKYLTPSIEGNMIGCMCITEPFGGSDVAGMRSTAIKQGDTYILNGSKTFITNGVYSDYLIVAAKTDPSDKYKGISIFVVDRASKGLTATKLDKLGWKASDTGEIAFDNVEIPAENLLGDEGKGFPYIMQHFALERLVMGVNAHARAEFALDYALTYMQERIAFGKSLDKFQVLRHKIAEMASRVDMCKEYNYSITKRLNDGQYVVKEASMSKLLSTKMADEVIYDALQMLGGYGYMEDYPMARLLRDSRLGPIGGGTSEILKEIIAKIVIDKKEYKPAT; this is encoded by the coding sequence ATGAGCAGTATGTATTTTACTGAAGAGCACGAAGCTTTCCGTGCAAGTTTTAAAGAGTTTTTGAAAAAAGAAGTAATTCCTCATATAGATAAATGGGAAAAAGAAGGTAGTATAGAACGTTTTATTTGGAAGAAATTCGGAGAAATGGGCTATTTCGGTTTAAATACTCCAGAAGAGTTCGGAGGCTTAAATTTAGATCTATTTTATACAGTTATCTTCTTAGAAGAATTACAGAAAGTTAATTCAGGTGGTTTTGCAGCAGCAATGTGGGCACACGAATATTTAGCCATGACACATTTAGCTAAAGAAGGAGATGATTTTATTAAAAATAAATATTTAACACCAAGTATAGAAGGAAATATGATTGGTTGTATGTGTATCACCGAACCATTTGGCGGGTCAGATGTTGCGGGTATGCGCTCTACAGCAATTAAGCAAGGAGATACATATATTTTAAACGGTTCTAAAACCTTTATTACAAACGGAGTTTATTCAGATTATTTAATTGTAGCTGCAAAAACAGATCCTTCAGATAAGTATAAAGGAATTAGCATTTTTGTGGTAGATAGAGCATCAAAAGGACTTACAGCAACAAAGTTAGACAAGTTAGGTTGGAAAGCATCAGATACGGGAGAGATCGCGTTTGATAATGTAGAAATTCCTGCAGAAAATTTATTAGGAGACGAAGGGAAAGGTTTTCCTTATATTATGCAGCATTTTGCATTAGAAAGATTGGTAATGGGGGTAAATGCACATGCAAGAGCAGAATTTGCACTAGACTATGCTTTAACCTATATGCAAGAACGAATTGCTTTTGGTAAGTCTTTAGATAAATTTCAAGTATTAAGACATAAAATAGCAGAAATGGCAAGTAGAGTAGATATGTGTAAAGAATACAACTACTCAATTACAAAACGACTTAATGACGGACAATATGTGGTAAAAGAAGCAAGTATGTCTAAATTGCTCTCTACTAAAATGGCAGACGAAGTTATTTATGACGCACTGCAAATGTTAGGTGGTTATGGTTATATGGAAGATTATCCGATGGCACGTCTATTAAGAGATAGTAGATTAGGACCAATAGGAGGAGGAACCTCAGAAATCTTAAAAGAGATTATCGCAAAGATTGTAATTGATAAGAAAGAATATAAACCAGCAACATAA
- a CDS encoding helix-hairpin-helix domain-containing protein: MKILKSHFWYHKSQRNGIFFLILLILIVQSIIVFGNFSSDDKIDLNSKQVLAFHQQIDSLRTIEIENRKPKIYPFNPNYITDSKGEQLGMSIKEIDRLLTFRKTNKFVNSKSEFQKVTQISDSLLHKIAPYFKFPDWVVNQNLNSSLKGAKQSYYKKKEKKVSTTDINKATAEDFKTINGIGDAFSERIVKYRTRLQGFSIEDQLKEVWGLDKEVANKVLSKFTIVDKPIISKINVNTATFKELLKNPYIDYTLCKKIFEYRDEVAELQNISELKNIKDFPLDKYERIVLYLETE, from the coding sequence ATGAAAATATTAAAATCCCATTTCTGGTATCACAAAAGCCAAAGAAATGGGATTTTCTTTTTAATACTACTTATCCTTATCGTACAGTCGATAATTGTTTTTGGTAATTTTTCTTCGGATGACAAAATAGACCTCAATTCTAAACAGGTTTTAGCATTTCATCAACAAATAGACAGTTTACGAACGATTGAAATAGAAAATAGAAAGCCTAAAATTTATCCCTTTAATCCTAACTATATTACAGATAGTAAAGGAGAGCAATTAGGGATGTCTATAAAAGAAATAGACAGGTTATTAACGTTTAGAAAAACAAATAAATTTGTCAACTCAAAAAGTGAGTTTCAAAAAGTAACCCAAATTTCTGATTCATTATTACATAAAATTGCACCGTATTTTAAATTTCCAGATTGGGTTGTAAATCAAAATTTAAATTCTTCATTAAAAGGAGCAAAGCAATCTTATTATAAAAAGAAGGAAAAGAAAGTTTCTACTACTGATATCAATAAAGCAACTGCAGAAGATTTTAAAACGATTAATGGAATTGGAGATGCTTTCTCTGAACGAATTGTAAAGTATAGAACAAGATTACAAGGCTTTTCTATAGAAGATCAACTGAAAGAGGTTTGGGGTTTAGATAAAGAAGTTGCAAATAAAGTCTTATCAAAATTCACAATTGTTGATAAACCAATTATCAGCAAAATAAATGTAAATACAGCTACATTTAAAGAGCTTTTAAAGAATCCTTATATAGATTATACGCTTTGTAAAAAGATTTTTGAATATAGAGATGAAGTGGCCGAACTTCAAAATATTTCTGAATTAAAAAATATCAAAGATTTTCCTTTAGATAAATATGAGAGAATAGTCTTATATTTGGAGACTGAATAA
- a CDS encoding sodium:alanine symporter family protein — translation MKKRILSMFLLAIPMLTFAQEKGLDQQIDKAFGDATGWFVNLIFYQIPFTETISIYWVLFPLVFGAVYFTFYFKFINFRGFFTSINIVRGKYDDLEERQNHNVEISKSKFTDEEDNPDTIRVEGHDGEVSHFQALTAALSATVGLGNIAGVAIAVSIGGAGATFWMIIAGFLGMASKFVECTLGVKYRDIEADGTVYGGPMYYLTKGLKNKTLGKILAGLFAIFVIGGSFGGGNMFQVNQAFQLVESITTPVGGVSILHGKGWLFGLVMAILVGIVIIGGIKKIAKVTDKIVPFMVAIYVAASLFVIFVNYDMIGDAFAQIFNGAFSPEGIAGGAVGVLVQGFRRACFSNEAGIGSASIAHSAVKTKYAASEGMVALLEPFIDTVVVCTMTALVLIITGNVAAENASLNDAQAILLTSGAFESAISWFPYVLTVAVVLFAFSSMISWSYYGFQGWVFLFGRSKKMEYTYKIIFCIFVVIGAAASLGSVIGFSDAMVFAMMVPNMIGLIILAPKVKEELNKYMAAIKSRTEA, via the coding sequence TATTGGCAATCCCCATGTTAACATTTGCACAAGAAAAAGGATTAGACCAACAAATAGATAAAGCTTTTGGAGATGCAACAGGTTGGTTTGTAAACCTTATCTTTTATCAAATCCCTTTTACAGAAACAATTAGTATTTATTGGGTTTTATTTCCACTTGTTTTTGGGGCAGTTTATTTTACATTTTACTTTAAGTTTATAAATTTTAGAGGTTTTTTTACATCTATAAACATTGTTAGAGGTAAATATGACGATTTAGAAGAAAGACAAAATCATAATGTAGAGATTTCTAAATCAAAATTTACAGATGAAGAAGATAATCCAGATACTATAAGAGTAGAAGGGCATGATGGAGAGGTTTCTCACTTTCAGGCATTAACTGCTGCATTGTCTGCAACTGTTGGTTTGGGTAATATTGCGGGAGTTGCAATTGCTGTTTCAATTGGTGGTGCAGGTGCTACTTTTTGGATGATTATTGCTGGGTTTCTAGGAATGGCATCTAAATTTGTAGAATGTACATTAGGTGTTAAATATAGAGATATAGAAGCAGATGGAACCGTTTATGGTGGTCCGATGTATTACTTAACAAAAGGATTAAAAAATAAAACCTTAGGTAAAATATTAGCAGGCTTATTTGCAATATTTGTTATTGGAGGTTCTTTTGGAGGAGGAAACATGTTTCAAGTAAATCAAGCTTTTCAATTAGTAGAAAGTATTACAACTCCAGTTGGAGGTGTTTCTATTTTACATGGTAAAGGTTGGTTATTTGGTTTGGTAATGGCTATACTAGTAGGTATTGTTATTATTGGAGGAATTAAAAAAATAGCAAAAGTTACCGATAAAATTGTACCTTTTATGGTGGCAATTTATGTAGCCGCTTCGTTGTTCGTGATTTTTGTAAATTATGATATGATTGGTGATGCTTTCGCACAAATTTTTAATGGAGCATTTAGCCCAGAGGGAATTGCAGGTGGAGCAGTAGGAGTACTGGTGCAAGGATTTAGAAGAGCTTGTTTTTCAAATGAAGCAGGTATTGGTTCTGCTTCCATAGCGCATTCTGCTGTAAAAACAAAATACGCAGCTAGTGAAGGTATGGTTGCATTATTAGAGCCATTTATAGATACAGTTGTAGTTTGTACAATGACAGCTTTGGTATTAATTATTACAGGTAATGTTGCTGCAGAAAACGCTTCTTTAAATGATGCACAGGCTATTTTATTAACCTCAGGAGCTTTTGAATCTGCTATTTCTTGGTTTCCGTATGTGTTAACAGTTGCAGTTGTATTATTTGCATTTAGCTCTATGATTTCTTGGTCTTATTATGGTTTTCAAGGTTGGGTGTTTTTATTCGGAAGGTCTAAAAAAATGGAATATACATATAAAATAATTTTCTGTATATTCGTAGTAATTGGTGCGGCAGCGAGTTTAGGTTCTGTAATTGGTTTCTCTGATGCAATGGTTTTTGCAATGATGGTTCCAAACATGATCGGTTTAATAATTCTTGCACCTAAAGTAAAAGAAGAACTAAATAAATATATGGCTGCTATAAAGTCTAGGACAGAAGCATAA